The genome window GCATGAACGGCAAATAAAAGCTGCCCACGATGCGCAGGTAATTCTGCCCGATCCTCAAGACTTCTGGCTCGGCAGTAAAGATCAGCAGCAGCCATTTGCTGAACAGTACCACAAATAAAGACACCGCGACCGCGATCGCCGCGGCCACCAGCAGGCCGGTCTTAACCGCGCCATGCACCCTCTCCTGTTTACCCGCGCCGATATTCTGCCCGACAAATGTCGACATCGCCATCGAAAGATTCATCGCCGGCATCATGGCAAACGCGTCAATACTGCCTGCCGCGGTGAAAGCCGCCAGCGCGCTGGTGCCAAAACCGTTGACCAGCCGATGCAGCACCATCATGCCGGCCGCCACGAGCATTTGCTGCACACCGCTGGGCAGCCCGATCTGCATGCTGCGCGTAAAAATCTCACGGTCAAAACGCAGCCGCCAATAATTGACGCGAAACAAGCGGTTGATCTTTTGCAGATACCACAGGCCGCCGAAAAAAGACACGCCCTGCGAAATAATTGTGGCGAAAGCCGCGCCGAACACGCCCCAGTGAAAAACGAGAACAAAAAGCAGATCCAAAACAATATTGACCAGCGTGGAAATGATCAAAAGATACAGCGGCGTATTGGAATCACCCAGGCCCCGCAAAATCGCGCTGACCAGATTGTAACCAAAAAACAAAAACATTCCCGCGAAAATTGTATGGAGATAAAGTTTGGCGTCGGCGAGAATTTCGGTGGGAGTATTCAGCAGGCGCAGCACAAAATCATTGCCCAAAAAGCCGATCAGCATGAGCGCCAGCGAGATACCTGTCATAAAAAGATAGGAGGTTTCGACGCAGAGCCGGACTTTTTTATAATTGCGCGCGCCGTAATACTGCGAGACCAGCACGGACACGCCCATCGTCGCGCCCATAGCCAGCGCAATAAGCAGGAAAATCACCGAAAAAGACGCGCCAACCGCGGCCAGAGCTTTTTCGCCGATAAATTGTCCGACGATCATGCGGTCAACCACATTGTAGAGCTGCTGAAACACGCTGCCGATAAACATCGGGATCGTAAACATTAACAGCAGTTTGGAAATACTGCCTTTGGTCATATCGAGCATGGTGTGCCTTTCCCCCATTAAAAAAAACGTGGACTGAAGCTAACATGAAAAAGCGTCCGACGCAACGGCATATTCGCTCCACCAAAAGGGACAGGCATGCAGCTGTGAACGCGAGTTAGCTTCGGCGGTCCGCCAGCGTATCCGCAGGACAACGGCCGCAGGTTAATCAGCAATGTTAGTTGCAAAATATTATCGGAACTGGTGAAGTAAAAAATATACAGCTATAAATATATATACCCCGCCAGTTTCAGAATTGGCGGGGTTTTTTATTGATAAATTAGTACAGAAAAAATCAATGCAAGCTTGGCCTCTAGCGAGTCGATATTAGCAATAGAATCTTTCTCTAAAATACTTGGGTTATGGGAGAGTGATATGCTTGGTGTAAGTTATGGTTACAGCTCAAATGTTAAAAATATTGCTAACCATTTTCAAGAACAGCCAGAAGCAGGAGTAGTGCATTTCAGCGCGGCGGATGTCCGTGTCACAGCGGATAAAATCAAGAATGAATTTAATCAGAATCAAAAAATAGAATTGCGCCAGCAGCTCCAAAACGCAATCTCTGAATTATTGGCCAAAGGCGATGCTGTGCTCGAGAACGATCAAATCCGGCTTGGCAATGATAGTTAATAAGGATACTGGCGCTAATAAGGATACATCAGCCCCGCCATTGAGGACACAGGATATTGACCGGAATGATCCAAAGATACACAGAGCAATAACTGAAGCTACAATATCAAGAACAGCGTGGGTTGAAGAACCCAGACCGGAAAACAGGCATGCATCTTACTACTGCGGATGGAAACACAAAATTAAAATTATTTTTTACTGTTGACACTATTGACGACAATGGCAAAAAGAAAACTGTCACATATAATATAGTTTATGATATAGCAAACAGCGCTGGCGAAGAAGAAAATCCCAGACTGTATATAGACAACAACAAAACCCCCGAAAATCTTAATGGGCTGACAATTGTTGATTATTTAACGAGCAATAATTTTGTAAGTGAAGAAAAATAGAAGAAAATAAGGAAGGGTGGCTATATACGGTTACAATAGGAGAAAAAACCAGAGAGGTTTTTATTCCGCGTTCAAATGATCCAAGCAAAGGCAACTCGGAAAACAATGATATTCCTCTAATCTGCTTTGACAAGGTGAGTGATATTTCATCTGTAGTGCTTAAACCTGCTCCGTTGTTTGATGAGAATGGCCGGGTGTGGGTTGTTTCTAGTGGAGATAATCAAGATGCGTTAATTAGGTATTACAGAAATAAAACAAATAACCCATTTTGGAATGAGCACAAGCTATTTTTAGGAGGATAACTAAATATGGAAATAAATAATTATAGCCTTAATCCATTTTTTGCTCGGGTTTTCCCTACATTTAAGCCGGGCGATGAGTGGATAGACTTAAAAGATAAGACAGGGAAACCTGACAGGATAAAGCAGCCAAGCGAAATTCTTCAGCCATTAGACGAGGTTGGCAATGAAAACACAGAGATTAACGATTATGAAATAGTTTCTTTTCTAAAAGAGAATATTCAGGGTATTCCTGAAGACA of Candidatus Margulisiibacteriota bacterium contains these proteins:
- a CDS encoding MATE family efflux transporter; the encoded protein is MTKGSISKLLLMFTIPMFIGSVFQQLYNVVDRMIVGQFIGEKALAAVGASFSVIFLLIALAMGATMGVSVLVSQYYGARNYKKVRLCVETSYLFMTGISLALMLIGFLGNDFVLRLLNTPTEILADAKLYLHTIFAGMFLFFGYNLVSAILRGLGDSNTPLYLLIISTLVNIVLDLLFVLVFHWGVFGAAFATIISQGVSFFGGLWYLQKINRLFRVNYWRLRFDREIFTRSMQIGLPSGVQQMLVAAGMMVLHRLVNGFGTSALAAFTAAGSIDAFAMMPAMNLSMAMSTFVGQNIGAGKQERVHGAVKTGLLVAAAIAVAVSLFVVLFSKWLLLIFTAEPEVLRIGQNYLRIVGSFYLPFMLMFIYTGALRGAGDTFVPTLLTVLSLWIIRVPAASVLAARLGVDGVWWSMPISWGLGLVFSAAYFYSGAWRQSVVTKHSRRQLEANEIISELEARDLERKEVRP